Proteins encoded in a region of the Perca fluviatilis chromosome 8, GENO_Pfluv_1.0, whole genome shotgun sequence genome:
- the si:dkey-12e7.1 gene encoding uncharacterized protein si:dkey-12e7.1 translates to MSPPKRPLVPVSSRRKAVDDYFPFNLLPVECQLHILSFLNEVDKCSCALVCVSWSCIVRSWKLWRVADYSRRGVFHLGREGLLVSNREFERWKSWVHHYTHHLISRRASLLTLKASFDLGDRCNKWCELLSHLLDNVHCRDLSHLDLNWTFTLLEPLDLRVNSGSSSHQDSITKMDQVTSFQELLTKLTHSCPRISKMRLHFDWSDVSVSLLNQFQQLRVLELKYFWVFKGVTPTTLQALTKSLPNLKSLTLQILVPLRNLGISYTLESQSLEFLDVSPSRGLVFSCLKLPALRELRAKKIVRGITLDRRTRLRIQSRWPCLYHVLRAGTPKLQALNNERLLPTWREESYGELSAILEQSCYCVQHLDSWLW, encoded by the exons ATGTCGCCGCCAAAGAGACCCCTGGTCCCTGTGAGCAGCCGGCGGAAAGCAGTGGACGACTACTTCCCTTTCAACTTGCTGCCCGTGGAGTGTCAGCTGCACATCCTGTCCTTTTTGAACGAGGTGGATAAGTGCAGCTGTGCTTTGGTCTGCGTGAGCTGGAGCTGCATCGTCCGCTCATGGAAGCTGTGGCGGGTGGCGGACTATTCCCGCCGCGGCGTCTTCCACCTGGGCCGGGAAGGGCTGCTGGTTTCCAACCGGGAGTTTGAGAGGTGGAAGTCCTGGGTGCACCATTACACCCATCACCTGATCTCGCGGCGGGCCAGCCTGCTCACGCTGAAGGCCAGCTTCGACCTGGGCGACCGCTGCAATAAGTGGTGCGAACTGCTGAGTCACCTGCTGGACAACGTCCACTGCAGAGACCTTAGTCACCTGGACCTCAACTGGACCTTCACTCTGCTGGAGCCGCTGGACCTCAGGGTCAACTCAGGCTCCAGCTCGCACCAGGACAGCATTACCAAGATGGACCAG GTGACCAGTTTCCAGGAACTGCTGACCAAACTGACCCACAGCTGCCCGCGCATCTCCAAGATGCGGTTACACTTTGACTGGTCGGATGTGTCCGTGTCGCTGCTCAACCAGTTCCAGCAGCTGCGAGTCCTGGAGCTCAAATACTTCTGGGTCTTTAAAGGAGTGACTCCCACGACGCTGCAGGCCCTAACCAAATCCCTGCCTAACCTGAAGTCTCTGACTCTACAAATCCTGGTTCCGCTGAGGAACCTGGGCATCTCGTACActctggagtcccagtctctggaGTTCCTGGACGTGTCGCCCAGCCGAGGCTTGGTCTTCTCCTGTCTGAAGCTGCCGGCCCTGCGCGAGCTCAGAGCCAAGAAGATCGTCCGCGGCATCACACTGGACCGGAGGACCAGGCTACGGATCCAAAGCCGCTGGCCCTGTCTGTACCACGTCCTCCGGGCGGGGACGCCCAAGCTCCAGGCCCTCAACAATGAGAGGCTACTCCCCACGTGGAGAGAGGAGAGCTATGGGGAGCTGTCTGCCATCCTGGAACAGTCCTGTTACTGTGTTCAGCATCTAGACAGCTGGCTTTGGTAG